A genomic window from Silene latifolia isolate original U9 population chromosome Y, ASM4854445v1, whole genome shotgun sequence includes:
- the LOC141630018 gene encoding uncharacterized protein LOC141630018, whose amino-acid sequence MDCNILIERVVARIRSTGARKLSYAGRLTLVNSVLNTLHNYWGSIFLIPKAVVRRIEAICRSYFWDGGSEYQRAPLIAWDRVCCRKEEGGLGVIKAENWNITSVGKLVNWLYTNADRLWVQWVHHIYLKDQDWHNYVPPADSNWNWRNICKVKGLISSGYVNNHWIHDPKGYNIKSGYGLLQGGHPSVGWYKDVWDAWCVPKHSIICWLIKQEALNTREKLFRLQISDSNQYSIDPRCMGLSLLQQRVCRMTLAAFWYCVWIERNAWRMDNCLKCPQRVVQEIRRLVYARIRVKTAGAVKMQDRIWLQKLDLIV is encoded by the exons ATGGACTGCAACATATTGATTGAAAGAGTTGTAGCCAGAATTAGGAGCACTGGGGCTAGAAAATTGAGCTATGCAGGAAGACTAACTCTAGTTAACTCTGTTTTGAATACTTTACATAATTATTGGGGTTCCATTTTTCTAATCCCAAAGGCTGTGGTAAGGAGAATTGAGGCCATCTGCAGGAGTTATTTTTGGGATGGTGGGTCTGAATATCAGAGGGCCCCCTTGATTGCCTGGGATAGGGTCTGTTGTAGGAAGGAAGAAGGAGGTCTGGGTGTCATAAAGGCTGAAAATTGGAATATTACAAGTGTAGGAAAATTGGTGAACTGGTTGTACACTAATGCTGATAGGTTATGGGTTCAATGGGTGCATCATATATATTTAAAAGATCAGGACTGGCATAACTATGTTCCTCCTGCTGATtccaattggaattggaggaatatTTGTAAAGTTAAGGGTCTGATTTCCAGTGGGTATGTGAATAACCATTGGATTCATGATCCTAAGGGTTACAACATTAAGTCTGGGTATGGTTTGTTACAGGGCGGACACCCCTCTGTTGGTTGGTATAAGGATGTCTGGGATGCATGGTGTGTTCCTAAGCATTCTATTATTTGCTGGTTGATTAAGCAAGAGGCTCTTAACACACGTGAGAAGTTGTTCAGATTGCAGATTAGTGACAGCAACCAGT ATTCGATTGATCCTCGGTGTATGGGACTTTCGTTGCTACAGCAGAGAGTGTGCAGGATGACTTTGGCAGCTTTCTGGTATTGTGTATGGATTGAAAGGAATGCCTGGAGGATGGATAATTGTCTTAAATGTCCTCAGAGGGTGGTGCAGGAAATCAGAAGACTGGTTTATGCTAGGATACGAGTGAAGACTGCAGGAGCTGTTAAAATGCAAGATCGCATTTGGCTGCAAAAACTTGATCTTATTGTATAA